GAGTTTCTTTCTACAGAATGATGGATTTGACGTTATTGAGGCGGAGAACGGAGAGGAAGCACTCTCGGTGATGGAGAGAACGGATATCAATCTCGTCATTCTTGATATCATGATGCCGCTTATGGACGGCTGGGATTTGTGCAAGGAGATCCGGAGTCGAGATCCTCATATCCTGCTCTTAATGGTTACGGCCAAAGGGGAGTCAGGGCATAGGGTAAAAGGATTTCAGTTGGGAACGGATGACTACCTGGCGAAGCCGTTCGATCCGGTGGAGCTTGTGCTGCGAGTGAAAGCACTGTTGAAGCGCTCCCGGATTTCCTTCTCCAAGGTCATACAGCTGGGTGAAATTCTGTTGAACCTTGACACCTACAGAGTTGTGCGCGGAGACGAAGAACAAGCGCTGCCACTAAAAGAATTCGAGCTATTGTTCAAGCTAGCCAGCCATCCAGGGCAAATTTTCACACGGGAGCTGCTGATCACTCAAATATGGGGAATGGACTACGAAGGTGATGACAGGACCGTGGACGTGCATATCAAGAGGCTGAGGGAAAGGTTTGCCGGCGACAAAAAGCATTTTCACATTGAAACGGCACGCGGCCTAGGCTATAGGCTTGTGGTTAACTCGGGATGAAGAGCTTATATGTCCGTATCGTGCTTACATTTCTTGCTGCTATTGTCATTGGCTTGATCTCTGCCTTCCTGCTCGGGGTCGCCATATTCCAAAAAGAGTTAAATGATATCGGACAGAACGATATGATCGCTGTAGGCGAGAACATTGTAGGGCTTTATGAACAAACAAAACCTGAAGACTTGGATGCGTTCATGACGAAAGCTTCCCAGTTGACCATGTACCCGATTCAATTGTATTCTGCCTCAGGCCAAATGAAAGCCTATGGCCAGAATTATCAAGGCCAAGTGGTTACTGTCGCCACGGAATCCATCGATCAAGTTCTGGGAGGCGGGCACTATCGATCCAAAGTGAAAGTAGAAGGGGCGGTCTATGTCGGGCTTCCGTTTTCTTTTGAAGGTAAGAACTTTGCCCTGTTTTTGCTGTCTTCTACCCAAAATGAGAAGGCTATTATCCGGTTATTAATAACGATTCTATTACTCGTGCTTGTTATAGGAAGCTTATGTATTCTTATTGCAGCCAGATTTCTGGTGAAGCCGCTTCAAGCATTGACGAAAGCGACCAAACGACTCGCCAAGGGCGATTTTGATGTGGAATTAAAGATGAAGCGCAAAGATGAGTTGGGGATTCTTGCTCAAAGTTTTAATGAGACGGCCCGGGAACTCAAGCAGTTAGAGATGATGCGTCAGGATTTCGTTTCGAATGTCTCCCATGAGATTCAATCGCCGTTAACTTCCATCTCGGGCTTCGCGAAAGCACTCAAGCTTGATCATCTGGTTACTGCGAAGAATCGGGAGCGATATTTGGATATCATCCTTAGGGAAAGCGATAGATTGTCCAGACTCAGCGATAATCTACTCAAGCTTTCT
Above is a genomic segment from Paenibacillus sp. HWE-109 containing:
- a CDS encoding response regulator transcription factor, coding for MNNILIVDDDANIRELMSFFLQNDGFDVIEAENGEEALSVMERTDINLVILDIMMPLMDGWDLCKEIRSRDPHILLLMVTAKGESGHRVKGFQLGTDDYLAKPFDPVELVLRVKALLKRSRISFSKVIQLGEILLNLDTYRVVRGDEEQALPLKEFELLFKLASHPGQIFTRELLITQIWGMDYEGDDRTVDVHIKRLRERFAGDKKHFHIETARGLGYRLVVNSG
- a CDS encoding sensor histidine kinase, with the translated sequence MKSLYVRIVLTFLAAIVIGLISAFLLGVAIFQKELNDIGQNDMIAVGENIVGLYEQTKPEDLDAFMTKASQLTMYPIQLYSASGQMKAYGQNYQGQVVTVATESIDQVLGGGHYRSKVKVEGAVYVGLPFSFEGKNFALFLLSSTQNEKAIIRLLITILLLVLVIGSLCILIAARFLVKPLQALTKATKRLAKGDFDVELKMKRKDELGILAQSFNETARELKQLEMMRQDFVSNVSHEIQSPLTSISGFAKALKLDHLVTAKNRERYLDIILRESDRLSRLSDNLLKLSSLESKHHPFVAKTFNLDEQIRQVVVSCEPLWSTKNIRIDLRLPVASKITADPDQLNQVWMNLLGNSIKFTPDGGKIGIELLAHSHTYTVVIKDSGIGITPDALTHIFVRFYKTDSSRNSMGSGLGLAIVKQIIALHHGNIEVESAVGQGTMFTINLPNTAPD